Sequence from the Anaerolineales bacterium genome:
CTTCTGGCCGGGGGCAAACAACGCCAAGCTCATCGACTTGCCCAGCGAAAGCAAGATATACGCGAAGACGCCTGATGACGACCAATCTAAAATCTCTCAACGAATTAATCGAACAAGCTAGTGCAAAACGGTTTCTCGATGTCGAAACCGCGGAGGATAAGGGGCTGGCGGAGCCGCTTGTCTTTCCATATCTATCCCTCGTGGGACAGCAAGACATGAAAATCGCTTTGCTGCTCGCACTGATCAACCCCCTCATCGGCGGCGTGCTGCTCATCGGACCCAGAGGTACGGGCAAGACAACGGCCGTGCGAAGTTTGACCGATTTGATGCCAGACATCCTACGCAGCCGCTGCGAATATGGATGCACGCCCGAAGACGTCGAGACCAGCGGCATCGACTCGGTTTGTCCGAACTGCGCACAACGCTACGCCCATGGGGAACCGCTGACGTACACGGACCGAGTGCGACTCTTCGAGCTTCCCCTCAATGCCGGCCTGGAGGACGTGGTTGGCGGCATCGACGAACGCGCCGCGGTCCATCAGAGATTACGCTTTCGCCGCGGAATCCTCGCCCGTGCGGACCAGAACGTGCTCTACGTCGATGAAATCAACTTGCTCGATGACGACATCATCGATGCCATACTCGATGCTGCTGCACAAGGCACCTACTCGGTCCATCGCGGCGCACTCGTGGCAACATATCGCGCCCGATTCGTGCTCATCGGTTCGATGAATCCGGAGGAGGGCCGGCTGCGCCCTCAGATTCTCGATCGTTTCGGGCTGCGTGTTATCGTTCGCGGTTTGGAACGCCGCAGCGATCGACTGGAAGCCTATCGACGCACGATCGCATTCCGCAACAATCCGCGAGAAGTGATCCAGGAATACGCAGAGGCCACGGCGTTGTTCCGGGAAGAGCTGGAACTCGCAAGACAGCGTCTTCCGGACGTGACGCTCACGAAATCAGCCGAAACGCTAGGCCTGAAATTGGTCCAGGAATTGGGCGTGGATTCCTTGCGTGCGGAGATTACGCTCTTCGAAGCTGCCAGAGCCCATGCAATCGCGGACGGCAGGGAACGCGCCAATCCGCAGGATATACGCACCGTCGCTCCGGTGAGCCTGCGTCTGCGGCGTTCACAGTTCATGCAAGATTACATCTCCTCCGTCTCCAAGGAAGAAGCAGAGATTCAAGCGCTTTTGAAAACGAAGAAACGATCCCCAGCAAGAAAATCGAAGAAGAAGTAGTTGAGTTCCCCTCAGGGAAGTACAGTATAGATAGAAAACGAAATAGGCCGGGTTTCCGCCGGCCTATTCTTATCGGTATTCCTCAACGGTTATTTCAGCTTGGCTTCGATGTAATCCACAGCCTCGCCGACAGTCGTGATCTTCTGCGCATCCTCATCAGAAATCTCGCCGCCGAATTTTTCCTCGAACGCCATGATCAATTCGACGAGATCGAGTGAGTCTGCTTCGAGATCTTCACGAAATCTCGATTCCTTCTTTACCTTGGATTCATCGATTCCGAGTAACTCTACAATAATTGCTTTTACATCTTCGAAAGTGTCGGACATCAGGAGCCTCCTTGATTATATGCTCACCTATGAGGATAATGGGGATTGTAAAACAGTCACGTCAGGTATACAAGCCCTTTTTTTCAGATATACTCAGCCTTAAAATGCGCTCGATATTCTAAGCGCTCTCAACCTAGGAACACTTTGATATGACCAAAGTTACGCCGACATCGGACCGTAAAAAAGACCACATCCGCATCAACCTCGAACAGGATACGAGATCGGGTCTGACTACGAATCTGGAAAACTACCACTTCAAACACAACGCCGTCCCCGAGTTGAATCTCGAAGAGATCGCCACTTCGACGACGTTTCTCGGAAAGCCTCTGACCTGCCCGCTGCTGATTTCGTCCATGACCGGCGGAACACCACGGGCAGCCGAGATCAACACCGCGCTCGCCGAAGCGGCGCAAAAAAATGGTATCGCCATCGGCCTGGGATCGCAGCGCGCCGCGATCGAAGATCCCGAACTCGCGGACACCTATCGTATTAGAGAAACTGCACCGGACATCGTCATCCTGGCCAACCTCGGCGCAGTGCAGCTCAATTATGGCTACGGAATCGATGCCTGTCGCCGAGCTGTCGAGATGGTGGAAGCCGACGCATTGATCCTGCACCTCAACGCGTTGCAAGAGGCCCTGCAGCCGAATGGCGACACCCGTTTTGCCGGATTGTTGAAGCGCATCGAAGAAATCTGCCGGAATCTCGAAGTTCCCGTCATCGCCAAAGAAGTCGGCTGGGGGATCTCCGCCGAGGCGGCCAGGCAGCTCGTCGACGCCGGCGTCCACGCCATCGATGTTGCGGGAGCCGGAGGAACATCCTGGTCTCAAGTGGAGCTGCACCGCGCCGAGACGAAAGCGCAAGAAACACAGGCGGCAATATTCAGGACGTGGGGAATTCCGACCGCCGAAGCCGTCATCCAGGTCCATGAAGCGCTGCCCGCTGTGCCCTTGATTGCCTCGGGAGGCTTACGTTCGGGTATCGATATTGCCAAATGCGTCGCAATCGGTGCGGATCTTTGTGGTATCGCAGGGCCATTTCTAAAAGCCGCCACTCAATCGGCCGAACGTGTATCCGAACTTATCCTGCAGTATGCCAACGAACTGCGAGTCTGCATGTTTGCGGCGGGCGCAGCAAACCTGCATGCCCTTCAGGATAAAATCCTGCGGATCGAGTCATGAAATCGGCTTACGCTGCCCTTCAAGAACAGATTCTGGCTGCAATCGAGGAAGATTTGCAGCGATCTGTCGCCTCCCTCGACACTCCGAATTACGCCGAGATGCACCGTATGATCTCCTATCACATGGGATGGTTGGACGCACCCCATGCTCGAGGAAAACGCGTGCGCCCACTGTTGACTTTACTATCCTGCGCAAGCGTGGAGGGGATCTGGCAGACAGCTCTTCCGGCCGCATCAGCAATCGAGCTGCTGCACAACTTCTCTTTGATCCACGATGACATCGAAGACCAAAGTGAGATGCGTCGAGGGCGCCCAACGCTGTGGTCGAAATGGGGGACAGCACAAGCGATAAACACTGGTGATGCGGTATTCACACTCGCGCATCTTTCAATGCTGCGCTTGAGCGAGAAAGCCACCTCGAGTGATCTCATTCAGGATCTCATGTTGCAGTTCGACCGTGCGTGCTTGTCGTTGACGCAGGGTCAACATCTCGACATTGGATTCGAGACTCGATCCACAGTGAGCAGCAGCGAGTACCTGACCATGATCGAGGGGAAAACGGCTGCGTTATTGGCCGCCTCCACCGCCATCGGTGCACGTATCGGGGAAGCGGAAGAACAACGCGTAACCCATTTTGGTCAATTCGGCCGGCATCTGGGATTGGCGTTTCAAATTCTCGACGACGTTCTGGGAATCTGGGGAGAACCGGCACGCACCGGCAAGTCTCATGAAGACGATATCCGCTCCCGGAAAAAGACCTTGCCGGTCCTATTCGCCATGGAAGCCTCATCTGCTGTCGCCGAAATGTGGAATCAGAGCAATGAACTGGATCGCACCGGGGACATCGTGGATGCGCTAGAAAAAGTCGGAGCGCGTGAATATTCGTACACGCAAGCAAGAGAGCACACCCGCCTTGCGCTTGCCGCGCTCGATGCCGCCTCACCCACCGGGCCGCCGGCTGAGGCGTTGCGAAATCTGACCCACGAATTATTATCACGCGACCAGTGAAAAATCAGATCCGCAGCGGAACTTCACTAGTCCGTTAGTCCTTCAGCACGTTGCGCGTCTAAGGTCTCATGCTATAATTTCCGAATAATAAGGGAAGCGAGGTTAATGCGGAAAAGTACGAAAGCGCTCGAAGGACAAACCGAGCATCTTGAACGCATCCAGCCCGGTACGACTCTTCAAGATCGCTATTTGATTCTTGGATTGCTCGGCGCGGGCGGTATGAGCAACGTCTATAAAGGTCGAGATCTTCATTTTCCGAACGTCCAAAAGCTGGTGGCCATCAAAGAAATGACCAGCATGGTCTCTGACCAGACCATGCATGAGATGATCGTCACGAACTTCGAACGAGAAGCGGATCTCCTGGCCACGCTTTCGCACCCTGCAATTCCCCGAATTTACGACTACTTCATCCATAACAACAGCCTATACCTGGTGATGGAGTTCATCGACGGCCTGGATCTGGAAGCCTTACTCGCCGAGAGTGAGGAATTTTTATCGGAACAACAAGTTGTCGAATGGGCCATCGAACTGTGTGATGTGCTGAGCTACCTGCACAACCATCAACCGGAACCTGTCGTATTTCGCGACATGAAACCATCCAACATCATGATCGACCAGCATAGTCACATCCGGCTGATCGATTTCGGCATTGCCAGAGTGTTTCAACCCGGTCAGAAAGGAACCATGATCGGGACCGAAGGATATTCACCGCCCGAGCAATATCGTGGTGAAGCCTCGCCGCCTGGTGACATCTATGCGCTGGGCGCCACACTTCATCATCTGTTGACCAGGCGTGATCCGCGCATCGAACCTCCGTTTTCATTTGCAGAACGGCCCATCCGCGAGATCAACGCAGACGTGTCGCCCGAGCTCGAAGCCGTGATCAATGCCTCCCTTGCCTACGATCCCAAGAACCGTTATCCCAGTGCGGAAAAGATGAAACAGGCGCTGATGGGGGTCGTACAAGAAACCGGTATTCTGGTGAAACCCCGCACGGCTGCTATCGTCAGTACGGGAGATTCTGTAGAACCGGTCTGGACCTTCGAATGCGAGGATGAAATCCGCGGTACGCCCCTCATCCATGACGGCACGGTGTACATCGGCTGTTACGACAACAATTTATATGCGCTGAACGCTGAAACCGGAGAATTCCTCTGGAAGTACGCCACCGAGGGAGGCATCACCGGAAAACCGGCCATCGAAGCAGATATGATCTTCATCGGTTCAGAAGACAATCGCTTACACGCAATATCTGCGGACCACGGTAAACTCATTTGGATGTACTACGCCGACGGCCCCATCCGCTCATCCCCCGTCGTATCGGATGGCCACGTATTCTTCGGTGCAGATGACAGCCGCATACACGTGGTCAACATGATTACCGGGCGGAGAGCGTGGAGAGAGAACACAAGCGGACCCATTTGGTCCTCTCCCGCCGTACACGATGAGCGTGTGTACTTTGGATGTGAAAGTGGTGATTTTTACTGCTACGATTTTCGCGGTGAGCAGAAATGGCGCAAGAAAATTAAACGAGCGGTGACCTCATCGCCGGTGATTGCCAACGGAATGGTCTATTTCGGGTCGAAAGACTGGACGCTCTACGCGCTCGAAATCGAAAACGGTTGGCAGGTATGGCGCTTCAGGATGGGCGGACCTACGATTTCGTCCCCCGCCTACGCTGACGGGAAGATTTTCATCGGCTGCGGCGATAACAACATCTACGCCATTCTGGCCAAACATGCTCGAGAGGCATGGCGTTTTGCAACGGAGCACCAGGTGACGGGATCTCCGATCGCGTATGAAGATTCGATCTACTGTGGTTCTGTGGATGGCTCACTTTACTGCCTGGAATTTCGTTCCGGACGTTTGCGCTGGCGTTTCGATACCGGCGGTGCGATAACGGGTACCCCGGCCATTTCGAACAACAAGGTTTACATCGGATCGACCGATCATAAAATTTACTCATTGTTAATTGTGTAATTCATTATGGCTAGACAGGACAAACATAGCGAATGCAATTTCTAAAGAAGACATTCAAGGGGTTATTTGGAAACCTCGGACGATCCGACTCTACCAGGTCTACGCCCGCTGCACGACGCGCACCGTCCACCTCTACTGCATGGTCATTGACCTGCGAGCAATCTATTCAAGTCGGTACGGGTCATTCCACGGGTGTCGTTCGTTCACACAACGAAGATGCACTCTTCGTCTTGACGGGGAATGCATTCGGCGATGATCCGCTCGATGGATTCGGCCTGTTTCTTGTCGCAGACGGCATGGGAGGTCATCGCGCGGGAGAAGTGGCCAGTGCTGTATCCGTGCGAACCGTCGCCAGAAGATTGACAGAAGACACGATCATCGATTTACTGGCACAAGAACCTCAAAACGACGCCGATTCCATCCAGGACATCCTGCGCCTTGCACTTCAGGATGCAAATCAGGCCGTTGTAAACAAAGTGCCCGGCGGCGGTACGACGCTGACGGCGGCACTCGTCCTCGATGGCCAGATGGTTATCGGTCACGTCGGCGACAGTCGAGCCTACGTCATCGAAAACGATTCGATGAAAGCGATCACACGTGATCATTCGCTCGTAGAGCGTTTGCGGGAACTTGGACAACTCACGGAAGAGGAAGCGGCCGTTCATCCGCAGCGCAACGTACTCTACCGTGCGATCGGCCAGGGCGCAAACCTCGAAATCGATACATTGACTCATCCCGTTCCAAAGGGCGGTTTTTTGCTCCTCTGCTCGGATGGCTTGTGGGGCGAAGTCTCCGAGGATGTGATCTATCGCATCATTTCCGGCTCCAACCATCCGCAAGAGGCCTGTGAAGCCTTGGTCAGAGCCGCGAATGCCGCAGGCGGGCCGGACAACATCACGGCGGTATTGGTGCAGTTTCCAAAGGGGTAAAGGGCGGACAAGTGTCTGGTGAGAGCGATTATTACTCAATCCTCGGGGTTCCGAGAAACGCGACGCTAACCCAAATCAAGCATGCGTATCGCCAAGCGGCATCCCGTCTCCACCCGGACAAGAATGTCGCACCGGGTGAAACGGAGCTTTTCCTCGACGTCAGCCGCGCTTACGAAGTTCTATGCGACGCGGACAAAAGAGCGGCGTACGATGAAGAGCTGCAAAGCATGGAAGAAGAACTCGCCGAGGATTCGGTTTTCCGCTGCAGCATAACCCACAGCCGCTCTCAGATTCTGCGATTGGACGAACCCCAGGTACATTACGTTTTGATGGACATCGAAGCCACAACCGATCTACCGGCCTCTCGTCCGCCGGTAAACATGGCCATCGTTGTCGACCAATCCACATCGATGCGGGGACAACGTTTGGATCGTGTTCGCGCAGCGACTCTCAGCATCCTGGATGACATGCAGCCTGAAGACGATGTTTCCGTCATTTCGTTCAGCGATCGCGCCGAAGTCATCATATCCCCGGAACAAGCAAAGGACATCAAAACCGCACGTGCCCGCCTCAGTCTCCTGCAGGCAGGAGGCGGTACGGAAATCGCCCAGGGTATGGAAGCGGGTCTGGCAGAAATCGAAAACAACCTGCGTAAAGAAGCCGTAAATCAGATGGTGCTGCTCACCGATGGCCGTACGTACGGCGACGAAGATCAATGCATCGCACTGGCGACGAAGGCGTCTGCGCAAGGGATTTCGATCAATTGCATCGGGATCGGGTCTGACTGGAGCGACCGCCTGTTGGATGATGTGGCAACTCGCAGCGGAGGCAGCGTCGTATTTCTCAACTCCCCCAAGGCCGTTCAGGAGCTGCTCGAAGAGATTTTCACTTCCCTCGGCATGGTCGTTGCCAGTCGTATGCGTATCGAGGGATCGATCGGACAACAGGTCGATCTGCGCTCAGCCTTTCGCATCCAGCCTAATCCCATGCCGCTGGGCGACGTTCTACCGATGTCCTTGGGACACCTCATGCGGGATTCTCAAATCCGCGTGATCCTAGAATTGGTCGTCCATCCGATCGGAGACGTGCAAACGCTGCTGCTTACCCACACCAAAATCACCGGAGACATTCTCTCCGGTGAATCGGAAACGGCCTCACTTCCCGTGAACCTGCAGATTCCTGTGTCCCGAGATCCTGACCTGGAACCCCCTCCCGACACGATCGTGGATGCACTGAATTTGATCGCCCTGTATCGCATGCAGGAAATGGCACGCCACGAATCTGAATTGGGCCAATCGGTGCAGGCTGCTAAGCGGTTGGAAAACCTGGCCACCCACCTGATCGCCTCGGGTGAACGGGATTTGGCGAAAGCGGCTCTCAGTGAAGCCGTGCGACTTTCCCGTACCGAACGATTGTCAAGCGAGGGCGAGAAAACCTTGAAGTACGGCACCCGAGCCTTGCTTTTACCGCCTTCCGAGAAGATGAGGCAATGATCGAATGCCCCTCTTGTAAACACCAACATTTTGTCGGCACGCTATACTGCAGCGAATGCGGGACGAGACTCGCCCCTTCAAATCCTGCGCCGACAATGACCGGAGCGAGGCACCAAGCGAGAGAAGATCCAGCCGCAACCAAGCCGCATATTCCTGAAGGACCGGAACTGCACACCGGTGCCTTGATGGGATTACGGGTTCTATCCACTGGCGACGTCGTTTCACTTCTGGGGAGATCCAATTACACACTCGGTCGATCCATAAAAGAGCAGGCTGTCGTCCCCGATATCGATCTGGCGAATTACGAGGCATACGAATACGGCGTGTCCCGCTTGCATGCAGAGATGAAAATCGAAACAGACGGCGTGTACGTCATCGATCTCGAAAGCGCAAACGGCACCTTGATCAACGGACAACGATTGGAATCGCTAAAACCTTCTCCCTTGCTCCACGGAGACGTTCTCCAACTCGGTCGGATGCAGCTGCAACTCATTTCAAGGTACCACAGATAGAGGTGAAGAATGCCCATTAGTGTTTTGGTTCATTTGAGTGGTGAAGACCCCGTCCTCGGTGAGGTCGAAGATCTTCCCGGTGCTACGGATACAACCATTATCATCAATAACCCGCGTAAACGAGACGAGAAAGACCTATCCTACCTGGCGGAAACGGTCGTGAGTGTCATGTGGCCGATGCACCGGATCAACTTCATTGAGATCCTGCCCACACGAGAAGAAGAAGAGCTGATCGGCTTCGTGAGAGAATGAGGGATCATGACTCATGATCCCTCCGGACGTCGGCGAATCCTGGTCGTCGATGATGAGCCTCGGATGATTCAGGTCATTCGTATGAATCTCGAGCACGATGGCTTCGAGGTATTTGAGGCTCCATCCGGCACGAAGGCGCTCGAGAAATTGCGCGATCAAATCCCTGACCTCATCATCCTGGACGTGATGATGCCGGATCTGGATGGTTTCGAAACCTTGCGTTTGATTCGTGAAATATCCACAGTCCCCGTCATCATGCTGACAGCGAAAGGAGAAGAGGACGATCGCGTGCGCGGTCTCGAATTGGGCGCAGATGATTACATCACCAAGCCCTTCAGTCCTCGCGAGTTGGTCAGCCGGGTTCGCGCTGTGCTGCGTCGAACCGAAATGCCCAGCACGCCGACGCATGAGGTCATCCAGGTCGACGACCGCCTGAAACTGGATTTCGACCGGCGGGAAGTGTGGGTGGATGGAAAACTCGTTAATCTCAGGCCGACCGAATATCGGTTGCTTTACCATCTGGTACAAAATGCAGGCTGGGTTGTCCCCCACGAGCAACTCCTCGCCAAAGTGTGGGGCTACGAGTACCGGGATGAGACTCATTACCTTCGCCTGTATATCAACTATTTACGCAAGAAGCTGGAAAAAGATCCCTCGAATCCAAAATACATCCTCACCGAACGCAGCGTTGGATACCGCTTTGTAGATTACAAGAGAAATAAGAAATAACGCACCCCCCTCAAGATCCCTCAACTTGGGCAAAGAACGCCTCGGGAAACGACAACTGCTTGTTATAGTAACTTTACTCGGTTAGAATCCTTTTGAAAGGGGAAAGTAAATTTGTGACGCGTCAAAGAATACTCGTTGTTGATGATCATGAAGTGGTTCGACTCGGGCTGCGTGCACTGCTCGATAAACATCCGAATTTCGAGGTCGTCGCAGAAGCCGCGACGGCCCGTGAGGCGATCGAAAAGACCGAATCTTACGAACCAGATGTGGTCGTAATGGACATCCGCCTGAAAGGCGGTTCCGGGATCGAAGCGTGCCAGGAAATCATCGCCTCCTCCCCGGACACCAAAGTCATCATGCTGACATCGTACGCCGAAGATGAGATGTTGTTTTCCGCCATCCGCGCCGGAGCGGCCGGATATGTCCTCAAACAGATCGGTGGAGACGACCTCGTGCGGGCGATTGAAGCGGTAGGCCGTGGAGAGGCGCTGCTGGATCCCACCGTTACCCAAAGGGTCTTTCAAGAAGTTCGAAAAGCAGCACGTGAAGAAGAAGCTTCCGCGTTCGCCGAGTTGACCCAGCAGGAGATGCACGTTTTGCAGCTCGTATCAGAAGGGCGTACAAATCGCCAGATCGCTGAAATGCTATACCTGGGGGAAGGAACGGTTCGCAATTACGTCAGCAGCATCCTATCCAAGCTGAACGTGCGCAACCGGGCGGAAGCCGCTGCGTACGCCGTAGAACACAATCTGAAAGATTATCTCTGAAGTCCGCCGATCCCACTCCAGCAGGATCGTATTCGGTAGCCGTAGGAAACCTCATGGAAGACTCAATGTTCCGGCGTGCCTCGTTCGCCGAGATATATCGCCTCGTAATCGTGCGCGCGTTCGTAAACCAATCCGGAAATCCAGTCTTGAACTGCGTGCTCCAATTCATCAACCAGAACGAGCCTTCCGGTTAACGCAGAGACTTTGTCACCGGTCTCAACACAAATTTCTTCGACCAATACAGCCCGGTTCTGCCCCAATTCCAGGGCAGCAGCCTGCGCTTCACGAGCAAGATCTTGATCCCGCCACCAGGATTGTAGATTGCTGGTGAATATCACGTCCGGCAGCCGGACGCCGAAATCCGAAAGCGCTTGCTTGAAATCCTGGCGAACATCCAGACTCTCCTGATTCAATTTCGACTTCACGATACGGATGATTTGCTGTAAGTCCCGGAGAACAAACAGGGACGCCGGTCCGGCCGTGACCAGTTCGTGAATTAATTCGTTGATCGGGGACAGATCGCCGTCGTAGACGCAGGAAGTGATCAGCAATTCCGCTTCCATACGAATGTACGATTGCTCTGCCAGCCGGAGAAGATTGTCCAGCTTTCGACTCATCGCCGTTTATCCTCTGCCGGTACACCGGGAGATAAAGCCTTCAGGTAGTCCCACGAGTAGATCCCATACGCATGCCCATCATCCCAGATCAAACGAAGGGCGTAATTGCCCACCTTCTCGACGCTGCGAAGGTCCGCCGACGCATCGGGTGGAAGCGGCAACTCGAGAGAAAACGGCGAAGCCGCGGCATCATCCTCTTCGCGCTTCAATCGACACTCGGCACACGGGCATGCTGCCCTTAAACCCGCGAGCGGATACGCCGCCCGCTGCCCATCATCCCACTCGATAACAAGTACGGCTTCGGAGCGCCGCACGATGATACTTATTGGTTTAGATCCCATCCAGACCCACCAGAAATAAAGACGGACGACCGCTCCTGTTCATCAGTAGTTTTCCGCTCAAGGATTTTCCATCCTGCGCAGATAGTTCTCCACCGCCCATCCGGAGATCGAGCTGTCATATGGATTGACGAGGAACCACCAGACATAGCCGTCCCGATCCTCAGGACCACCTTCGACCTGAAAGACATCGTTCTCGTAAGCCAGA
This genomic interval carries:
- a CDS encoding ATP-binding protein produces the protein MTTNLKSLNELIEQASAKRFLDVETAEDKGLAEPLVFPYLSLVGQQDMKIALLLALINPLIGGVLLIGPRGTGKTTAVRSLTDLMPDILRSRCEYGCTPEDVETSGIDSVCPNCAQRYAHGEPLTYTDRVRLFELPLNAGLEDVVGGIDERAAVHQRLRFRRGILARADQNVLYVDEINLLDDDIIDAILDAAAQGTYSVHRGALVATYRARFVLIGSMNPEEGRLRPQILDRFGLRVIVRGLERRSDRLEAYRRTIAFRNNPREVIQEYAEATALFREELELARQRLPDVTLTKSAETLGLKLVQELGVDSLRAEITLFEAARAHAIADGRERANPQDIRTVAPVSLRLRRSQFMQDYISSVSKEEAEIQALLKTKKRSPARKSKKK
- the acpP gene encoding acyl carrier protein translates to MSDTFEDVKAIIVELLGIDESKVKKESRFREDLEADSLDLVELIMAFEEKFGGEISDEDAQKITTVGEAVDYIEAKLK
- the fni gene encoding type 2 isopentenyl-diphosphate Delta-isomerase, which encodes MTKVTPTSDRKKDHIRINLEQDTRSGLTTNLENYHFKHNAVPELNLEEIATSTTFLGKPLTCPLLISSMTGGTPRAAEINTALAEAAQKNGIAIGLGSQRAAIEDPELADTYRIRETAPDIVILANLGAVQLNYGYGIDACRRAVEMVEADALILHLNALQEALQPNGDTRFAGLLKRIEEICRNLEVPVIAKEVGWGISAEAARQLVDAGVHAIDVAGAGGTSWSQVELHRAETKAQETQAAIFRTWGIPTAEAVIQVHEALPAVPLIASGGLRSGIDIAKCVAIGADLCGIAGPFLKAATQSAERVSELILQYANELRVCMFAAGAANLHALQDKILRIES
- a CDS encoding polyprenyl synthetase family protein; this translates as MKSAYAALQEQILAAIEEDLQRSVASLDTPNYAEMHRMISYHMGWLDAPHARGKRVRPLLTLLSCASVEGIWQTALPAASAIELLHNFSLIHDDIEDQSEMRRGRPTLWSKWGTAQAINTGDAVFTLAHLSMLRLSEKATSSDLIQDLMLQFDRACLSLTQGQHLDIGFETRSTVSSSEYLTMIEGKTAALLAASTAIGARIGEAEEQRVTHFGQFGRHLGLAFQILDDVLGIWGEPARTGKSHEDDIRSRKKTLPVLFAMEASSAVAEMWNQSNELDRTGDIVDALEKVGAREYSYTQAREHTRLALAALDAASPTGPPAEALRNLTHELLSRDQ
- a CDS encoding serine/threonine-protein kinase translates to MRKSTKALEGQTEHLERIQPGTTLQDRYLILGLLGAGGMSNVYKGRDLHFPNVQKLVAIKEMTSMVSDQTMHEMIVTNFEREADLLATLSHPAIPRIYDYFIHNNSLYLVMEFIDGLDLEALLAESEEFLSEQQVVEWAIELCDVLSYLHNHQPEPVVFRDMKPSNIMIDQHSHIRLIDFGIARVFQPGQKGTMIGTEGYSPPEQYRGEASPPGDIYALGATLHHLLTRRDPRIEPPFSFAERPIREINADVSPELEAVINASLAYDPKNRYPSAEKMKQALMGVVQETGILVKPRTAAIVSTGDSVEPVWTFECEDEIRGTPLIHDGTVYIGCYDNNLYALNAETGEFLWKYATEGGITGKPAIEADMIFIGSEDNRLHAISADHGKLIWMYYADGPIRSSPVVSDGHVFFGADDSRIHVVNMITGRRAWRENTSGPIWSSPAVHDERVYFGCESGDFYCYDFRGEQKWRKKIKRAVTSSPVIANGMVYFGSKDWTLYALEIENGWQVWRFRMGGPTISSPAYADGKIFIGCGDNNIYAILAKHAREAWRFATEHQVTGSPIAYEDSIYCGSVDGSLYCLEFRSGRLRWRFDTGGAITGTPAISNNKVYIGSTDHKIYSLLIV
- a CDS encoding Stp1/IreP family PP2C-type Ser/Thr phosphatase, with translation MTCEQSIQVGTGHSTGVVRSHNEDALFVLTGNAFGDDPLDGFGLFLVADGMGGHRAGEVASAVSVRTVARRLTEDTIIDLLAQEPQNDADSIQDILRLALQDANQAVVNKVPGGGTTLTAALVLDGQMVIGHVGDSRAYVIENDSMKAITRDHSLVERLRELGQLTEEEAAVHPQRNVLYRAIGQGANLEIDTLTHPVPKGGFLLLCSDGLWGEVSEDVIYRIISGSNHPQEACEALVRAANAAGGPDNITAVLVQFPKG
- a CDS encoding VWA domain-containing protein → MSGESDYYSILGVPRNATLTQIKHAYRQAASRLHPDKNVAPGETELFLDVSRAYEVLCDADKRAAYDEELQSMEEELAEDSVFRCSITHSRSQILRLDEPQVHYVLMDIEATTDLPASRPPVNMAIVVDQSTSMRGQRLDRVRAATLSILDDMQPEDDVSVISFSDRAEVIISPEQAKDIKTARARLSLLQAGGGTEIAQGMEAGLAEIENNLRKEAVNQMVLLTDGRTYGDEDQCIALATKASAQGISINCIGIGSDWSDRLLDDVATRSGGSVVFLNSPKAVQELLEEIFTSLGMVVASRMRIEGSIGQQVDLRSAFRIQPNPMPLGDVLPMSLGHLMRDSQIRVILELVVHPIGDVQTLLLTHTKITGDILSGESETASLPVNLQIPVSRDPDLEPPPDTIVDALNLIALYRMQEMARHESELGQSVQAAKRLENLATHLIASGERDLAKAALSEAVRLSRTERLSSEGEKTLKYGTRALLLPPSEKMRQ
- a CDS encoding FHA domain-containing protein, translating into MGLRVLSTGDVVSLLGRSNYTLGRSIKEQAVVPDIDLANYEAYEYGVSRLHAEMKIETDGVYVIDLESANGTLINGQRLESLKPSPLLHGDVLQLGRMQLQLISRYHR
- a CDS encoding response regulator transcription factor, yielding MTHDPSGRRRILVVDDEPRMIQVIRMNLEHDGFEVFEAPSGTKALEKLRDQIPDLIILDVMMPDLDGFETLRLIREISTVPVIMLTAKGEEDDRVRGLELGADDYITKPFSPRELVSRVRAVLRRTEMPSTPTHEVIQVDDRLKLDFDRREVWVDGKLVNLRPTEYRLLYHLVQNAGWVVPHEQLLAKVWGYEYRDETHYLRLYINYLRKKLEKDPSNPKYILTERSVGYRFVDYKRNKK
- a CDS encoding response regulator transcription factor; this encodes MTRQRILVVDDHEVVRLGLRALLDKHPNFEVVAEAATAREAIEKTESYEPDVVVMDIRLKGGSGIEACQEIIASSPDTKVIMLTSYAEDEMLFSAIRAGAAGYVLKQIGGDDLVRAIEAVGRGEALLDPTVTQRVFQEVRKAAREEEASAFAELTQQEMHVLQLVSEGRTNRQIAEMLYLGEGTVRNYVSSILSKLNVRNRAEAAAYAVEHNLKDYL
- a CDS encoding DUF971 domain-containing protein; the protein is MGSKPISIIVRRSEAVLVIEWDDGQRAAYPLAGLRAACPCAECRLKREEDDAAASPFSLELPLPPDASADLRSVEKVGNYALRLIWDDGHAYGIYSWDYLKALSPGVPAEDKRR